From the genome of Sphingobacterium sp. UGAL515B_05:
GCTTGTTCAGTGATTGTTCAGTGCTCGTTCAGTGCTTGCTCAGTGAAGACTGAACAACTAGTGACTGATCACTGTCTAAAAATTGGTTAAAAATTGTTATTAGGTAAAAGAGGATGTTAAAATATTTCCGTTTTAATTGTCAACTTACTTTTAAGTTTTTAGATCATTTTGCTAGCATTAATACTATCGAACATATAATCGTTATTTATTATTTTGAGGAGATTGCGGGAGCATATTTCCCTGTAGAGAAGGGCCGAGTCGATGTGATGTGTGATACTGTGAAGGCTTTAGTTGAAAACCCCATTAAACTAAAAACTCCTAAAATGACGTCATTTTAGGAGCTTTTATGCTTTATTGCTTCAAAAGGAGCGATAATTATTTGATATCCGTTACTTCAATGACAAAATCCAATGGCGAGTTTGCCGGAATAGTTCCCACAGCCTGGTTTTGGTATCCATAAAGGGAAGGTGCCATGATGTGAATTTTACTGCCCTTTTGTAGACCTTTTTCCGTTAAGCCGCCTAATTTCATGTCACCGATTTTTTGCGGAGCAAATGCGAAGGTCCAAGCAGGAATAATAGTGCTGTAAAATGGATATTGATACCCCGTGTTTGTGATGATTTCAAATTCTTTGGCAGTATCAGTTTGATCAAATACACTTCCACTCAATAATTTTCCAACGTATTTTACAGTCGGTTTATATTTTAAATATTTGCCATTTAATGTATCAACCACTTTATACTCATAGTTCCCTGTTCCTTCGGCAAGAATTTCATACCAAATTCCCGTTTCGCTGTTGTATTGTGCATCAGGGTAATTTTGGCTAACGTAATTTTTAAGTGTTACAGAATCCGTTTTAAATTGTGCATTCGCATCATAAACCGGCGCATCGTCGCTTTTGTTACAGCTGACAATAAGGAAAGCGATTGCTGCAAATCCCATGAATAGTGGTGATAACAGTTTTTTCATTGTATTTTTTATTGGTTTTTCAAGGAAGCTATTTTCTTTATGAAAGTAGCTTTGCAAATGTATATTATTTTTTCTTCGCTAAAGGTTTTCGCTATAACAATTAACATTTTGATACAGTAATTTACACTTTGAACGTGGAATTAGCTGTTTGGTATTGAACCGACGTAATTACGCATATCAGCATGTTGACTATGCTGGCACATTGGCTACTTTTGGTGAGTGCCTAAAAAAAGCCATTCTCACTAGGAGAACGGCTTGTGTTGTCTGCTGTATTTTTAGTAGATATAATACAGAATTGTTAGCTGTTGTTATGAAACAAGGCAATTATTATTGATTTTTGATGTCAATAACCTCAATCGTAAAATCTAATGGAGATTTTGCAGGAATAGTGACATTTCCTGTTGAAGAGTCTTTTTGGTCATTATCACCATATGCCCATGGAGAGGGTGTAATAAATCTAATTTTTGATCCTTTTTTTAGCCCGTTTGTTGTAATGCCTCCTGTTTTTTCTTCTTTACCATTAAAAGTAATTGATTTTGGTAAAAAGGCAATTTGCCAAGCCGGAATTACTTTGGAAAGGTTGAAAGAAGCTGTTTTTCCTTCCTCTGTTTGCTGAAAGACAGTTCCACTTGGAACAAGTTTTCCAACATATTTTACGGTCACATTAGGGGCTACAATTCCGCCATTTCCACTGAATGAGTAAGTGTAAGAACTCTCATCTCCTGCAGCTAGAACTTGATATGCTAGTCCCAATGAATCAATGTATTGTACATTTTGAAGTTGGTTATCCGCAACATATTTTTTAATCAGAGGGAATTGTTCATCAATTCTTTTTTTATTGATCGAATCTTGAACACGTTGTTTCTCT
Proteins encoded in this window:
- a CDS encoding FKBP-type peptidyl-prolyl cis-trans isomerase, with amino-acid sequence MKKLLSPLFMGFAAIAFLIVSCNKSDDAPVYDANAQFKTDSVTLKNYVSQNYPDAQYNSETGIWYEILAEGTGNYEYKVVDTLNGKYLKYKPTVKYVGKLLSGSVFDQTDTAKEFEIITNTGYQYPFYSTIIPAWTFAFAPQKIGDMKLGGLTEKGLQKGSKIHIMAPSLYGYQNQAVGTIPANSPLDFVIEVTDIK
- a CDS encoding FKBP-type peptidyl-prolyl cis-trans isomerase; amino-acid sequence: MKNITKLLMAFLCLGVLFTACNKDNFDWDAYYKEQIEKQRVQDSINKKRIDEQFPLIKKYVADNQLQNVQYIDSLGLAYQVLAAGDESSYTYSFSGNGGIVAPNVTVKYVGKLVPSGTVFQQTEEGKTASFNLSKVIPAWQIAFLPKSITFNGKEEKTGGITTNGLKKGSKIRFITPSPWAYGDNDQKDSSTGNVTIPAKSPLDFTIEVIDIKNQ